From the Leptotrichia sp. oral taxon 221 genome, one window contains:
- the rsmB gene encoding 16S rRNA (cytosine(967)-C(5))-methyltransferase RsmB produces the protein MKKIKGNEKTVKNNMKYDLVNLLDEILAEGKYSNIQLNHYFSTRNYTRKERMFVTNVINIVLKNLIYIDYLLEKTTRNIQKRKIKQLLRISVAQLFFMESDNAGVLFEAGEIAKKINSHQVGFVNAVLQNVLKNKEEIDVQIPEDKKDGILNSYPQWFVNKLKIDYPENYLDIMKSYKTRSYLSVRYSPKKLTKEKFEEILEKIGTEILFSVDEVYYLSNANIFETEEYLKGDIVIQDASSYLAVKNLEITENETVLDACSAPGGKSLAILQTFNPKLLVATDIHEHKIKILNKLKRKYEFDNLEIVLNDATQIENLNKQFDKILLDVPCSGLGVLRKKPEKIYNLTVNDIRKLKKIQKKIFDSAYKALKSNGTIIYSTCTFSKNENTNNLEYFLEKYNDLEVEKVKIPNNVKTIEDEFGGVYISYENEYLDGFYIAKLRKK, from the coding sequence ATGAAAAAAATCAAAGGAAATGAAAAAACTGTAAAAAATAATATGAAGTACGATTTAGTCAATTTGTTGGATGAAATTTTAGCTGAAGGAAAGTATAGTAATATTCAATTAAATCACTATTTTAGTACGAGAAATTATACAAGAAAAGAAAGAATGTTTGTTACAAATGTGATAAATATTGTATTAAAAAATTTGATATACATTGATTATTTGCTTGAAAAAACGACTAGAAATATCCAAAAACGAAAAATTAAACAGTTATTAAGAATATCAGTTGCACAATTGTTTTTTATGGAATCAGATAATGCAGGAGTTCTGTTTGAAGCGGGAGAAATTGCGAAAAAAATTAATAGCCATCAAGTTGGATTTGTGAATGCTGTTTTGCAAAATGTTTTGAAAAATAAGGAAGAAATTGATGTACAAATTCCTGAAGATAAAAAGGATGGGATTTTAAATTCATATCCGCAATGGTTTGTTAATAAATTGAAAATTGATTATCCTGAAAATTATTTGGATATAATGAAGTCATATAAAACGAGAAGTTATTTGTCTGTTCGATACAGTCCAAAAAAATTGACAAAAGAAAAATTTGAAGAAATTTTAGAAAAAATTGGAACGGAAATTTTATTTTCTGTTGATGAAGTTTACTATTTGTCAAATGCTAATATTTTTGAGACAGAGGAGTATTTAAAAGGTGACATCGTTATTCAGGATGCATCTTCATATTTAGCAGTGAAAAATCTTGAAATTACGGAAAATGAAACTGTTTTAGACGCTTGTAGTGCACCAGGTGGTAAATCTTTAGCAATCTTGCAAACTTTTAATCCAAAATTATTAGTTGCAACAGATATTCATGAGCATAAAATTAAGATTTTGAATAAATTAAAAAGAAAATATGAATTTGATAACTTAGAAATTGTATTAAATGATGCAACTCAAATAGAAAATTTGAATAAACAATTTGATAAAATATTGTTAGATGTTCCGTGTAGTGGACTGGGAGTTTTACGTAAAAAGCCTGAAAAAATTTACAATTTGACAGTAAATGATATTAGAAAATTGAAAAAAATACAAAAGAAAATATTTGATAGTGCTTACAAGGCGTTAAAATCGAATGGTACTATAATATATAGCACTTGCACATTTTCTAAAAACGAAAATACTAATAACTTAGAGTATTTTTTAGAAAAATACAATGATTTAGAAGTAGAAAAAGTTAAAATTCCAAATAATGTGAAAACCATAGAAGATGAGTTTGGTGGAGTGTATATTTCTTATGAAAATGAGTATTTAGACGGATTCTATATCGCTAAATTGCGAAAAAAATAA
- a CDS encoding sucrose-6-phosphate hydrolase: MDFKDMKINEEKAVLENKERVAKDFWRQKYHVQGIVGLINDPNGFTQFKGKYHMFYQWNPLGVDHKNKTWGHSVSDDLLHWERCETALRPDTWYSKNGVYSGSGIVIDGELYLFYTGNVKDDEGNRESYQCLAVSEDGEHFERWEPSIVNQPDGYTRDIRDPKIWEKDGKYYAVLGIQSEKLEGKVVLYSSENIKDWKFKGEIAGANHGKLKDFGFMWECPDYFQLKDEKTGEIVDLLVVSPQGLEPEGDLYQNKYQTGYFFGKLDYAKPEFEITSDFVEIDRGHDFYAPQSMEDDKGRRLIVGWMGVPEEEDFPMTKNGWIHSLTLPRELKVIDGKLYQLPIKEMETIRGEKIEFSSKVKGTEKVGTGTTYELNAKFKNITGNVGLKLRVGKESETILKLDYADKKFVLDRTKGEQVDKSLRKVALDNVNELELTVFVDNSSIEVFINGGKEVFSSKILPKFGADGIEVFADNETDVEIVKWEWK, translated from the coding sequence ATGGATTTTAAAGATATGAAAATAAATGAAGAAAAGGCTGTTTTGGAAAATAAAGAGAGAGTGGCTAAAGATTTTTGGAGACAAAAATATCATGTTCAAGGAATTGTTGGATTGATAAATGACCCAAATGGATTTACACAATTTAAAGGTAAATATCATATGTTTTATCAATGGAATCCGTTAGGAGTGGATCATAAAAATAAAACTTGGGGACACAGTGTGAGTGATGATTTGTTGCATTGGGAAAGATGTGAGACAGCATTAAGACCTGATACTTGGTATTCAAAAAATGGTGTTTATTCTGGAAGTGGAATTGTGATTGATGGGGAATTATACTTGTTTTATACCGGGAATGTAAAAGATGACGAAGGAAACAGAGAATCTTATCAATGTTTAGCAGTATCAGAAGATGGAGAGCATTTTGAAAGATGGGAACCAAGTATTGTAAATCAGCCAGATGGATACACTAGAGATATTAGAGATCCAAAAATTTGGGAAAAAGACGGAAAATATTATGCAGTTCTTGGGATTCAGAGTGAAAAATTAGAAGGAAAAGTTGTTCTTTATTCTTCTGAAAATATTAAAGATTGGAAATTTAAAGGAGAAATTGCAGGAGCAAATCACGGTAAATTAAAGGATTTTGGATTTATGTGGGAATGTCCTGACTATTTTCAATTGAAAGATGAAAAAACTGGAGAAATTGTAGATTTATTAGTAGTGTCGCCACAAGGATTAGAGCCAGAAGGAGATTTATATCAAAATAAATATCAAACTGGATATTTTTTTGGTAAATTAGATTATGCAAAACCAGAATTTGAAATTACTTCAGATTTTGTAGAAATTGATAGAGGACATGATTTTTATGCGCCACAATCTATGGAAGATGATAAAGGTAGAAGACTTATCGTAGGTTGGATGGGAGTTCCAGAAGAAGAAGATTTCCCTATGACAAAAAATGGTTGGATTCATAGCTTGACATTGCCGAGAGAACTGAAAGTTATTGATGGAAAACTTTATCAATTGCCGATTAAGGAAATGGAAACAATTAGAGGAGAAAAAATTGAATTTTCTTCAAAAGTTAAAGGTACTGAAAAAGTTGGAACTGGAACAACATATGAATTAAATGCAAAATTCAAAAATATTACAGGAAATGTTGGATTGAAATTGAGAGTTGGAAAAGAAAGTGAAACAATTTTAAAATTGGATTATGCTGATAAGAAATTTGTGTTAGACAGAACCAAAGGGGAACAAGTTGATAAAAGCTTGAGAAAAGTGGCACTTGATAATGTTAATGAATTGGAATTAACTGTTTTTGTAGACAATTCTAGTATTGAAGTATTTATAAATGGTGGAAAAGAAGTATTTTCTTCAAAAATTTTACCTAAATTTGGTGCAGATGGAATTGAAGTATTTGCTGATAATGAAACAGATGTTGAAATTGTAAAATGGGAATGGAAATAG
- a CDS encoding ABC transporter ATP-binding protein, translating into MAKPTNVSIKKNQIKVLFRLLGYMFKNYKFRMTAVIVFIFLSSFFMVVGTMFTKQLMDGFIVPNINKPHVDFAPLAAIIGKMIIVYVFSIISTYLYGIFMVIIAQGTLKKLRDEVFEHMESLPIKFFDTNAHGDIMSVYSSDIDTLRAMMVESLSQMISSVVTIVSVLISMFILNIPLTLIVVLMIIIMITTIKIISTKSSRNYKAQQKNIGKVNGYAEEMIEGLKVVKVFSYENEAKENFEKINTELFESANDAMKYANILGPAVGNLGNMNFVLTAVIGSVFVFYGVGGFTIGGLVSFLQFIKTINQPVSQIAQQLTSVILASAGAERVFKLLDEVPEFDEGYVTLVNAKFNDENKIEETPERTGIWAWKHPHKDGTTTYEQLLGDVVFENVDFGYTKEKQILHDITLFAKPGQKIAFVGATGAGKTTITNLINRFYDINSGKIRYDNINIEKIHKPDLRRSLGIVLQDTHLFSGTVADNIRFGKLDATEKEVIDAAKLANAHHFIKHLPKGYDTYLSGDGSSLSQGQKQLLAIARAAIADPPVLILDEATSSIDTRTEKIVQEGMDKLMHGRTVFVIAHRLSTIKNSDVIMVLDQGRIIERGNHEELLKEKGTYYQLYTGGFENQ; encoded by the coding sequence ATGGCAAAACCAACAAATGTTTCGATTAAAAAAAATCAAATAAAAGTGTTATTCAGACTTTTAGGATATATGTTTAAAAATTACAAATTTAGAATGACTGCTGTTATAGTTTTCATATTTTTGAGTTCATTCTTTATGGTCGTTGGGACAATGTTTACGAAACAACTGATGGATGGATTTATTGTTCCCAATATAAATAAACCTCATGTGGATTTTGCACCACTTGCAGCAATAATTGGAAAAATGATAATCGTTTATGTTTTTTCGATTATTTCTACATATTTATATGGAATTTTTATGGTAATTATAGCACAAGGAACGTTGAAAAAATTGAGAGATGAAGTATTTGAACATATGGAAAGTCTTCCAATTAAATTTTTTGATACTAATGCTCACGGAGACATAATGAGTGTGTATTCGAGTGATATTGATACATTAAGAGCAATGATGGTGGAAAGCCTTTCACAAATGATTTCGTCAGTTGTAACAATTGTGAGTGTTTTAATTTCGATGTTTATTTTAAATATACCGTTAACATTAATCGTTGTTTTAATGATAATTATTATGATTACAACAATAAAAATAATTTCTACAAAAAGTTCGAGAAATTATAAGGCACAGCAAAAAAATATTGGGAAAGTTAACGGTTATGCAGAAGAAATGATTGAAGGACTAAAGGTTGTAAAAGTTTTCTCATATGAAAATGAAGCTAAAGAAAATTTTGAAAAAATAAATACAGAATTGTTTGAAAGTGCAAATGATGCAATGAAATATGCTAATATTTTAGGGCCTGCTGTTGGAAATTTAGGGAATATGAACTTTGTGTTAACAGCCGTTATTGGTTCGGTATTTGTATTTTATGGGGTTGGTGGATTTACAATTGGAGGATTAGTTTCATTCTTACAATTTATAAAAACTATAAATCAACCAGTTTCTCAAATTGCACAGCAATTAACATCAGTAATTCTAGCATCAGCAGGAGCAGAGAGAGTATTTAAATTGTTAGATGAAGTTCCAGAATTTGATGAAGGATATGTAACTTTAGTAAATGCAAAATTCAATGATGAAAACAAAATTGAAGAAACACCAGAAAGAACAGGTATTTGGGCTTGGAAACATCCTCATAAGGACGGAACTACAACATATGAGCAATTATTAGGAGACGTTGTTTTTGAAAATGTTGATTTTGGTTATACGAAAGAAAAACAAATATTACACGATATCACATTGTTTGCAAAACCTGGTCAAAAAATAGCTTTCGTAGGAGCAACTGGTGCTGGGAAAACGACAATTACAAATTTGATTAATAGATTTTATGATATTAATTCAGGGAAAATAAGATATGATAACATTAATATTGAGAAGATTCACAAACCTGATTTAAGAAGATCTTTGGGAATTGTACTACAAGATACACATTTATTTTCAGGAACTGTTGCTGATAATATCCGTTTTGGAAAATTAGATGCAACTGAAAAAGAAGTGATTGATGCGGCTAAATTAGCTAATGCACATCATTTTATAAAACATTTACCAAAAGGATACGATACTTATTTAAGTGGTGACGGTTCAAGTCTTTCTCAAGGACAAAAACAGTTACTTGCAATTGCCAGAGCTGCTATTGCTGATCCACCAGTATTAATTTTAGATGAAGCAACTTCAAGTATTGATACAAGAACAGAAAAAATTGTTCAAGAAGGAATGGATAAATTAATGCATGGAAGAACAGTATTCGTAATTGCTCACAGACTTTCTACAATCAAAAATTCAGATGTTATAATGGTTTTAGATCAAGGAAGAATTATTGAAAGAGGAAATCACGAAGAATTGTTAAAAGAAAAAGGAACTTATTATCAACTTTATACAGGTGGATTTGAAAATCAGTAA
- a CDS encoding ABC transporter ATP-binding protein — protein MLKKLFSYIGEYKKSTIISPIFIIIEVIFEMLIPTLMAVIIDKGLNKNDMNLTVEVGIATIVVTLLSLTVGVLAGKYASHASAGFARNLRRAMFSKIQSFSFTNIDKFSTAGLITRFTTDINIIQNSFQLVIRGLVRAPIMLIVATVMSFLINPRLAMIFIVAIIFLGGTLTALISKVYPIFSSATKKYDTINSDLQENINGVRVVKAYVREDYEISKFKKSTLDLRDTFLKAEKIIIFISPVMQLTVFSCILLLSWFGAKMIVVNELTTGELTSLFAYTINILMSLLMLSMMLVNIIWSRASGERIAMVLSEEPSIRNPENPIKVVKSGDIKFKNVNFSYSNNPDVLNLTDINLDVKSGETLGIIGGTGSAKSALVQLIPRLYDVLNGEILVGGVNVKDYDIKTLRDNVAMVLQKNVLFSGTIKENLRWRNKNATDEEIEKACKIAQADEFIQKFPDKYDTMIERGGTNVSGGQRQRLCIARALLKKPKILILDDSTSAVDTKTDRLIRDAFNKELPEITKIIIGQRVSSVKDSDKIIVLDDGVITGIGTHSELLKTNKIYREVYESQTEGSDK, from the coding sequence ATGTTAAAAAAATTATTTTCTTATATCGGTGAATATAAAAAAAGTACAATAATTTCACCGATATTTATTATTATAGAAGTAATCTTTGAAATGTTAATACCAACGTTAATGGCAGTTATAATTGATAAAGGTTTGAATAAAAATGATATGAATTTAACTGTAGAAGTTGGAATTGCAACGATTGTAGTTACTTTATTATCTTTGACAGTGGGAGTTTTGGCTGGGAAATATGCTTCTCATGCTTCGGCTGGATTTGCTAGAAATCTTAGAAGAGCAATGTTTTCTAAGATACAATCGTTTTCATTTACAAATATTGATAAATTTTCGACAGCTGGATTGATTACAAGATTTACAACAGATATAAATATTATTCAAAATTCATTTCAATTGGTTATTAGAGGACTTGTTAGAGCGCCGATAATGCTAATTGTAGCGACTGTAATGTCATTTTTGATAAATCCTAGATTAGCAATGATATTTATTGTAGCAATTATATTTTTAGGAGGTACACTAACAGCTTTAATTTCAAAAGTGTATCCAATTTTTTCAAGTGCAACAAAAAAATATGACACAATAAATTCAGATTTGCAAGAAAATATCAATGGAGTTCGTGTTGTAAAAGCATATGTTAGAGAAGATTATGAAATTTCTAAATTCAAAAAATCAACTTTAGATTTAAGAGATACATTTTTAAAAGCAGAAAAAATAATAATTTTTATTTCGCCAGTAATGCAGTTGACAGTATTTTCATGTATTTTGTTACTTTCATGGTTTGGAGCTAAAATGATTGTTGTAAACGAGTTAACAACTGGAGAATTGACAAGTTTGTTTGCTTATACGATTAATATTTTAATGAGTTTGCTAATGCTTTCAATGATGTTGGTAAATATTATTTGGTCAAGAGCTTCTGGTGAAAGAATAGCGATGGTTTTATCAGAAGAGCCAAGTATAAGAAATCCAGAAAATCCGATAAAAGTTGTAAAATCTGGAGATATTAAATTTAAAAATGTTAATTTTAGTTATAGTAATAATCCTGACGTGTTGAATTTGACGGATATTAATTTGGATGTAAAGTCTGGAGAAACTTTGGGAATTATTGGAGGGACAGGAAGTGCAAAATCGGCTTTGGTTCAGCTTATTCCTAGATTGTATGATGTTTTAAATGGAGAAATTTTGGTTGGAGGAGTAAATGTAAAAGATTATGACATTAAAACTCTTCGTGACAATGTGGCAATGGTTTTACAGAAAAATGTACTTTTCTCTGGAACAATTAAAGAAAATCTTCGTTGGAGGAATAAAAATGCAACTGATGAGGAAATTGAAAAAGCATGTAAAATTGCTCAAGCAGATGAATTTATTCAAAAATTCCCTGATAAATACGATACAATGATTGAACGTGGCGGAACAAATGTTTCTGGTGGACAAAGACAAAGATTATGTATCGCAAGAGCATTATTGAAAAAGCCGAAAATATTAATATTAGACGATTCGACAAGTGCTGTTGATACAAAAACAGATAGATTGATAAGAGATGCCTTTAACAAAGAGTTACCAGAAATTACGAAAATTATTATTGGTCAAAGGGTTTCTTCTGTAAAAGATTCTGATAAAATAATTGTATTAGATGATGGAGTTATCACAGGAATTGGAACTCACAGCGAATTATTGAAAACAAATAAAATTTATCGTGAAGTTTATGAATCTCAAACAGAAGGGAGTGATAAATAA
- a CDS encoding esterase family protein, translated as MQIEHRREYSHFFNRDMEYKRYGHAGKPVLVFPSQDGDFNQYEEFGMIDVLSDYIEQGRLQLFCVGSVDLESWSSNGDPRHRIEMQERWFNYISNELVPRIQDISWRSDILVTGCSMGGAHAGILFFRRPDLFDSIISLSGAFDARMFFGDYMDDLVYNNSVVDFLKNIPWNHYYLDEYRKKDIIICIGQGAWEGELLPSNRELERILYEKQIPAWVDYWGYDVAHDWPWWRIQIRYFMDILLNAH; from the coding sequence ATGCAAATAGAGCACAGAAGAGAGTACAGTCACTTTTTTAATAGAGATATGGAATACAAAAGATATGGTCATGCAGGGAAACCCGTGTTAGTATTTCCATCACAAGATGGTGATTTCAATCAATATGAAGAATTTGGAATGATTGATGTTTTGTCAGATTATATCGAACAAGGAAGATTGCAATTATTTTGTGTGGGAAGTGTTGACTTGGAAAGTTGGTCATCTAATGGAGATCCTAGACATAGAATTGAAATGCAAGAAAGATGGTTCAATTACATTTCAAATGAGTTAGTTCCTAGAATACAAGATATTTCTTGGAGAAGTGATATTTTGGTAACAGGTTGTAGTATGGGAGGAGCTCATGCTGGAATTTTATTCTTCCGTAGACCAGATTTATTTGATTCAATAATTTCGTTAAGTGGAGCATTTGATGCGAGAATGTTCTTTGGAGATTATATGGATGACTTGGTTTACAATAATTCAGTTGTAGACTTCTTAAAAAATATACCTTGGAATCATTATTATTTAGATGAATATAGAAAAAAAGATATTATTATTTGTATTGGTCAAGGAGCTTGGGAAGGAGAATTATTGCCAAGTAATAGAGAATTAGAAAGAATTCTTTATGAAAAACAAATTCCAGCTTGGGTAGATTACTGGGGATACGATGTAGCACATGATTGGCCTTGGTGGAGAATCCAAATTAGATACTTTATGGATATTCTTTTGAATGCTCATTAA
- a CDS encoding acetyl-CoA carboxylase biotin carboxylase subunit family protein codes for MNFVYISPQFPKTNWEFCDRLKKNGVNVLGIADIEYDQLDEKLKNALTEYYKVSSLENYDDVLKAIGFFTHKYGKIDWIESNNEYWLANDARLRTDFNVVTGIKSDKIKNIKEKSKMKKFYKKAEIPTAAYSLVTTLAKAKKFIKEVGYPVITKPDNGVGASDTHKIQNEEELKAFFETKNKDIKYIMEQFVDGDLVSYDAIINSKGEPVFETGIFEPTIMDIVNEGLDVFYYVEKEMPEKLLEAGRKTVKAFGVKSRFIHLEFFKLKNDVEGLGKKGDYIGLETNMRPAGGYTPDMYNYANNTDVYQIWADMVAFDEIRNANLNDDLEKNYCIYVSRRDNHNYVHSHDEIKQKYGQSIVMDERMPDIFSRAMGNYMYTAIFKTEEEMEEFKKMVHEKR; via the coding sequence ATGAATTTTGTTTATATTTCACCACAATTTCCAAAAACAAACTGGGAATTTTGTGATAGATTGAAAAAGAATGGGGTAAATGTTTTAGGGATTGCAGATATTGAGTATGATCAATTGGATGAAAAATTGAAAAATGCTTTGACAGAATATTATAAAGTTTCGTCGTTGGAAAATTATGATGATGTTTTGAAAGCAATTGGTTTCTTTACTCATAAATATGGGAAAATTGATTGGATCGAATCGAATAACGAATATTGGTTAGCTAATGATGCGAGACTTCGTACAGACTTTAACGTTGTAACTGGTATAAAAAGCGATAAAATCAAAAATATTAAAGAAAAATCAAAAATGAAAAAATTCTATAAAAAAGCAGAAATTCCTACTGCAGCATATTCTTTAGTAACAACTTTAGCAAAAGCTAAAAAATTTATAAAAGAAGTTGGATATCCTGTAATTACTAAACCAGATAACGGTGTTGGTGCAAGTGATACTCATAAAATCCAAAATGAAGAAGAATTAAAAGCATTTTTTGAAACAAAAAATAAAGATATCAAATATATTATGGAACAATTTGTTGATGGAGACTTGGTTTCATATGATGCGATAATTAATTCAAAAGGAGAACCTGTTTTTGAAACTGGAATTTTTGAACCTACAATAATGGATATTGTAAATGAAGGATTGGATGTTTTCTATTATGTTGAAAAAGAAATGCCTGAAAAATTATTGGAAGCAGGAAGAAAAACTGTAAAAGCATTTGGTGTTAAGAGTAGATTTATACATTTAGAATTCTTTAAATTAAAAAATGATGTAGAAGGATTAGGTAAAAAAGGAGATTATATCGGACTTGAAACAAATATGAGACCTGCTGGAGGATATACACCAGATATGTATAATTACGCAAATAATACAGATGTTTATCAAATTTGGGCTGATATGGTAGCTTTTGATGAAATTAGAAATGCAAACTTGAATGATGATTTAGAAAAAAATTATTGTATTTATGTAAGCAGAAGAGATAATCATAATTATGTTCATAGTCATGATGAAATTAAACAAAAATACGGACAAAGTATTGTAATGGATGAAAGAATGCCAGATATTTTCTCTAGAGCAATGGGAAATTACATGTACACAGCTATTTTCAAAACTGAAGAAGAAATGGAAGAATTTAAGAAAATGGTTCATGAAAAAAGATAA
- a CDS encoding Abi family protein, whose amino-acid sequence MTKHKFLTCKEQVMVFKNRGMIIEDDKDAERILNFINYYKLKECSLPFLKDGKYVQGITFNQVLNRFYENKNLRLYLLRLTEKIELSLKTKFSHLMGKKLGEYGYLDFFEWVDKVECNKKERIFREKDLRKRIERNLERSNNKLLDVYKKNDDKIINIPIWLVIDILTFGEVLNLYKILYKKYQNQIAKDHNLKREVYLSWLETINLIRNLSAHNSNITDMKFTTKPKILEEFKSKLYVVKGKVSDRIAIAILILEYLVYIINPKYTGGAIRKTLKKICHNRTDKEAQKLGFKDFETVESLKI is encoded by the coding sequence ATGACGAAACATAAATTTTTGACATGCAAAGAACAAGTAATGGTTTTTAAAAATAGAGGAATGATTATCGAGGATGACAAAGATGCAGAGAGAATATTGAATTTTATAAATTACTATAAATTGAAGGAATGTTCGTTGCCTTTTTTAAAAGATGGGAAATATGTTCAAGGAATTACTTTTAATCAAGTTTTAAATAGATTTTATGAGAATAAAAATTTGAGATTATATTTATTAAGGTTAACTGAAAAAATTGAACTGTCTTTAAAAACAAAATTTTCTCATTTGATGGGAAAAAAGTTAGGAGAATATGGGTATCTTGATTTTTTTGAATGGGTTGACAAAGTAGAATGTAATAAAAAAGAACGAATTTTTAGAGAAAAAGATTTAAGAAAAAGAATAGAGAGAAATTTAGAAAGAAGTAATAACAAGCTGCTAGATGTTTACAAGAAGAATGATGATAAAATAATTAATATACCTATATGGCTTGTAATAGATATTTTAACATTTGGAGAAGTTTTAAATCTTTACAAAATATTATACAAAAAATATCAAAATCAAATAGCTAAAGATCATAATTTAAAAAGAGAAGTGTACTTGTCTTGGTTGGAAACTATTAATCTGATTAGAAATTTGTCGGCTCATAATTCAAATATTACCGATATGAAATTTACAACAAAACCAAAAATATTAGAAGAATTTAAAAGTAAATTGTATGTTGTTAAAGGTAAAGTATCTGATAGGATAGCAATAGCAATTTTAATATTGGAATATTTAGTTTATATAATTAATCCAAAATATACAGGTGGAGCTATTAGGAAAACTTTGAAAAAAATATGCCATAATAGGACGGATAAAGAGGCCCAAAAGTTAGGTTTTAAGGATTTTGAAACTGTTGAAAGCTTGAAAATATAA
- a CDS encoding metallophosphoesterase family protein encodes MELNIRKIKEDDYQKIFVLTDIHGRFDLFEKLIGKIDLKKEDLLLILGDSCDRGKFSFELYNWYEEMIQKGYNIIHLMGNHENMLFESISDENSRLNWLYNGGNVTVKSFFEHQIEEKTIDEYWKNNKFYEEKWLFNFIEKMPHIIESENHLFVHAGIDFSKNLEDQEIKYLLWTRDDWYKKNNTGKIVYYGHTPQKDISIKNNCINLDSGCFFTDVLRCVELKEKKLFVLKKGRIKVKNYKVYKIKKDWKNKIFNLINKRNTPKS; translated from the coding sequence ATGGAACTAAATATAAGAAAAATTAAAGAAGATGATTATCAAAAAATTTTTGTTTTGACAGATATTCATGGAAGATTTGATTTATTTGAAAAACTAATAGGAAAAATAGATTTGAAAAAAGAAGATTTACTACTGATTCTTGGAGATAGCTGTGATAGAGGGAAATTTTCTTTTGAGTTATATAATTGGTATGAAGAAATGATTCAAAAAGGTTACAATATTATTCACTTAATGGGAAATCACGAAAATATGCTTTTTGAATCAATAAGTGATGAAAATTCTCGTTTAAATTGGTTATATAATGGTGGAAATGTTACTGTAAAATCTTTTTTTGAACATCAAATAGAAGAAAAAACAATAGATGAATATTGGAAAAATAATAAATTCTATGAAGAAAAATGGTTATTTAATTTTATTGAAAAAATGCCACATATCATTGAGAGTGAAAATCATTTATTTGTTCATGCAGGAATTGATTTTTCTAAAAATTTGGAAGATCAAGAAATTAAATATTTGTTATGGACTCGAGATGATTGGTATAAAAAAAATAATACAGGAAAAATCGTATATTATGGTCATACTCCACAAAAAGATATTAGCATTAAAAATAATTGTATAAATTTAGATTCAGGATGTTTTTTTACTGATGTTTTAAGATGTGTTGAGTTAAAGGAAAAAAAATTATTTGTTTTAAAAAAAGGTAGAATTAAAGTAAAAAATTATAAAGTTTATAAAATAAAAAAAGACTGGAAAAATAAAATTTTTAATTTAATAAATAAAAGAAATACCCCGAAGAGTTGA
- a CDS encoding epoxyqueuosine reductase QueH — translation MENKENFIEKDIKNAKEILERMNPNQKINYHTILTKLISDWKSKNIRPKIMIHSCCAPCSTYTLEFLTQYADVTVLFANNNIHPKAEYEKRALVQEEFINKFNERTGNKVGFIEDEYKPADFYRAVKGLENEKEGGERCTVCFQMRLDIVAKKAQELGFDYFGSALTLSPHKNSQLINTLGLEIQEIFDVNYLPSDFKKNNGYKRSVDMCAEYDVYRQCYCGCIFAALDQGIDLNEYK, via the coding sequence ATGGAAAATAAAGAAAATTTTATTGAAAAAGATATAAAAAATGCAAAAGAAATTTTAGAGAGAATGAATCCAAATCAAAAAATCAATTACCATACAATTTTGACAAAATTAATTTCAGATTGGAAAAGCAAAAATATTCGTCCGAAAATAATGATTCATAGCTGTTGTGCACCTTGTAGCACGTATACTTTGGAGTTTCTTACACAATATGCTGATGTGACAGTGTTATTCGCAAATAATAATATTCATCCTAAAGCTGAATATGAGAAAAGAGCCTTAGTACAAGAGGAATTTATAAATAAATTTAATGAAAGAACAGGAAATAAAGTCGGATTTATTGAGGATGAGTACAAACCAGCTGACTTTTATCGAGCTGTGAAAGGATTAGAGAACGAAAAAGAAGGTGGAGAAAGATGTACTGTTTGCTTTCAAATGAGATTAGACATTGTTGCAAAAAAGGCCCAGGAGTTAGGATTTGATTATTTTGGAAGTGCATTAACATTAAGTCCTCATAAAAATAGCCAATTAATAAACACTCTTGGATTAGAAATTCAAGAAATTTTTGATGTAAATTATTTGCCATCAGATTTTAAGAAAAATAATGGTTACAAGCGTTCAGTCGATATGTGTGCAGAATATGATGTTTATCGTCAATGTTATTGTGGATGTATTTTTGCAGCATTGGATCAGGGTATTGATTTGAATGAGTATAAGTAA